One Aegilops tauschii subsp. strangulata cultivar AL8/78 chromosome 7, Aet v6.0, whole genome shotgun sequence genomic window carries:
- the LOC109735354 gene encoding uncharacterized protein — MLDDDDDGDDDEVNFEDEDDDEFNPAEIVCDPAHRQQIADYHPNIQDQQPGSSTHFGYDVFTKKGFRDWKHAYQALPAHVGGVNSAHNKARLHYDDFRNQRQSVSSNFARSSKESEVLYKIRLHTSLGCARYLIAQGLAFRGHDESSTSLNKGNFREMVDWHKARDEKVRHAFDHGSRSCKMLAAEIQKDLAKCCAEEVTKAIMREIGDKKFSVLIDESRDISVKEQMAVMLRYVNDKGKAVERFLSLYHVSETTSEALKVALVDILDHHKLSIHSLRGQGYDGASNMRGEFNGLQKKILDENPYAFYVHCFAHRLQLVVVSVASCCSSIHDLFEYVSLIVSTTTVSCKRRDSLREERHQNILDQLESGEIFSGRGLNQETNLARPGDTRWGSHHTTLLRLSQMWKSVIYVLREVNDEGRGPSQAAGLIEIMESFKFAFVLHLMIKLLAITNELSQVLQRKDINIVNAIELVGDVKARLASMRESGWESLFDEVQHFCVAKGIPVPDMNERIPVRGRSRLDGVTYTNLHFYRVEIFYVAIDKICTEMNHRFNEASSNIIVAFSCLHPKNSFSKFDVDKLASLTEVYHGDFSSGDRAIIRDELQTYILHVRRHEAFSSCKDIESLATTMVETEKHLVFPLVYRIIELALLLPVSTASVERAFSAMKIIKSKLRSKMIDTWFNDLMICYTEQEIFKGLDDDAIIKRFQAMKYRKGQLPRSN; from the exons ATGttggatgatgacgatgatggtgatgatgatgaggtGAATTTTGAGGACGAGGACGATGATGAGTTTAATCCAGCTGAAATTGTGTGTGATCCCGCTCATAGGCAACAAATTGCTGATTATCATCCGAATATTCAAGATCAG CAACCAGGAAGTAGTACACATTTTGGTTATGATGTCTTCACCAAAAAAGGATTCAGGGATTGGAAGCATGCATATCAGGCATTGCCTGCTCATGTTGGTGGGGTAAATAGTGCACACAACAAGGCAAGATTGCATTATGATGATTTTCGTAATCAAAGGCAAAGCGTGTCTAGTAACTTTGCTAGGTCATCCAAGGAGTCTGAAGTACTTTACAAAATTCGGTtgcacacttctctgggttgtgCAAGATATCTCATTGCTCAAGGCTTGGCTTTTCGTGGCCATGATGAAAGTTCAACTTCACTGAACAAGGGTAACTTCCGTGAGATGGTAGATTGGCATAAAGCTAGAGATGAGAAAGTGAGGCATGCTTTTGACCATGGTAGTAGAAGCTGCAAGATGCTTGCTGCTGAAATTCAAAAAGATCTTGCAAAGTGTTGCGCAGAAGAGGTCACCAAAGCGATCATGAGAGAAATTGGTGATAAGAAATTCTCTGTGCTTATCGATGAGTCACGTGATATATCTGTCAAAGAGCAAATGGCGGTGATGTTGAG GTATGTCAATGATAAAGGGAAGGCCGTGGAACGATTTCTCTCTCTATACCATGTCAGTGAGACTACATCAGAGGCACTAAAGGTAGCTCTTGTTGACATTCTTGATCATCATAAGTTATCCATTCATAGTCTACGAGGGCAAGGATATGATGGAGCTTCAAATATGAGAGGTGAATTTAATGGTTTGCAAAAGAAAATTCTTGATGAGAACCCTTATGCCTTTTATGTGCATTGCTTTGCACATCGTTTACAATTGGTGGTTGTCTCGGTTGCTAGTTGTTGCTCCTCTATTCATGATTTGTTTGAGTATGTCTCCTTAATTGTGAGCACAACTACTGTATCTTGCAAGAGAAGGGATTCACTGAGGGAGGAACGTCATCAAAATATCTTAGATCAGCTTGAGAGTGGTGAGATATTTAGTGGAAGAGGTTTGAACCAAGAAACAAATTTAGCAAGACCCGGGGATACTAGATGGGGTTCACACCATACAACTTTGCTTCGTTTGAGTCAAATGTGGAAGTCAGTCATATATGTGCTTCGTGAGGTCAATGATGAAGGGCGCGGACCGTCTCAAGCGGCGGGTTTGATAGAGATAATGGAGAGTTTCAAATTTGCTTTCGTATTGCATCTTATGATAAAGTTGCTTGCTATCACAAATGAACTCTCACAAGTCTTGCAGAGAAAAGATATAAACATTGTTAATGCCATTGAACTAGTTGGTGATGTCAAAGCTCGGCTGGCCTCTATGAGAGAAAGTGGTTGGGAAAGCTTGTTCGATGAAGTCCAACACTTTTGTGTCGCCAAAGGTATTCCGGTGCCCGATATGAATGAAAGAATACCGGTCCGAGGTCGTTCAAGGCTTGATGGTGTGACTTACACCAATCTTCATTTCTATCGAGTTGAGATCTTCTATGTCGCCATTGACAAGATATGCACTGAGATGAATCATCGCTTCAATGAAGCATCTTCAAATATAATAGTGGCCTTCTCATGCCTTCATCCAAAAAATTCCTTCTCCAAGTTTGATGTTGACAAGCTTGCTAGCTTAACTGAAGTTTATCATGGAGATTTCTCTAGTGGTGACCGTGCAATCATAAGAGACGAACTTCAGACTTACATTCTTCATGTACGAAGGCATGAGGCCTTTTCTTCTTGTAAAGATATTGAAAGTTTAGCTACAACGATGGTTGAAACTGAGAAACATTTGGTTTTCCCACTGGTGTACAGAATCATAGAGTTGGCTTTGTTATTGCCAGTCTCAACGGCATCGGTCGAAAGAGCTTTCTCGGCAATGAAGATTATCAAATCTAAATTGCGCAGCAAGATGATTGATACATGGTTTAATGACTTGATGATTTGCTACACCGAGCAGGAGATTTTTAAAGGACTTGATGATGATGCTATTATTAAACGGTTTCAAGCCATGAAGTATCGGAAAGGGCAATTGCCCAGGTCCAATTAG